A genomic region of Synechococcus sp. NOUM97013 contains the following coding sequences:
- the uvrA gene encoding excinuclease ABC subunit UvrA yields MGRTAPNSKASSPAKPVSLSAGSEEDVIRVRGARQHNLKNVDVTIPRNKLVVFTGVSGSGKSSLAFDTIFAEGQRRYVESLSAYARQFLGQVDKPDVDAIEGLSPAISIDQKSTSHNPRSTVGTVTEIQDYLRLLFGRAGEPHCPKCDRPIRPQTIDEMVDQILTLPEGTRYQLLAPVVRGKKGTHTKLISGLAAEGFARVRINGEVRELSDNIELDKNHSHNIEVVVDRLVAREGIQERLTDSLRTSLKRGDGLAIVEVVPKKDEQLPEGLERERLYSENFACPEHGSVIEELSPRLFSFNSPYGACEACHGIGHLRKFTRERVIPDPSLPVYAAVAPWAEKDNSYYFSLLYSVGEAFGFEIKTPWQELTEEQQDVLLNGSRDPILIQADSRYRKGQTGYHRPFEGILPILERQLRDASGESQRQKLEKYLELVPCSSCAGKRLRPEALAVRIGPYRITDLTAVSVGQTLERIEQLMGVGAFEGEQPLLTDRQMQIGDLVLREIRMRLRFLLDVGLDYLSLDRPAMTLSGGEAQRIRLATQIGAGLTGVLYVLDEPSIGLHQRDNDRLLATLERLRDLGNTLVVVEHDEDTIRAADHVVDIGPGAGVHGGHIVAEGSLQDLLNAEESLTGAYLSGERSIPTPPERRLAGTRSLKLNDCSRNNLKNVSVEFPLGRLVSVTGVSGSGKSTLVNELLHPALEHGLGHKVPFPSGLGELRGLKSIDKVIVIDQSPIGRTPRSNPATYTGAFDPIRQVFAATVEAKARGYQVGQFSFNVKGGRCEACKGQGVNVIEMNFLPDVYVQCDVCKGARFNRETLQVTYKGYTIADVLQMTVEQAADVFSAIPQAADRLRTLVDVGLGYVKLGQPAPTLSGGEAQRVKLATELSRRATGKTLYLIDEPTTGLSFYDVHKLMDVMQRLVDKGNSIICIEHNLDVIRCSDWLIDLGPEGGDRGGQIVACGTPEEVAQHPTSHTGRYLAKVLEQHPPETLPLAA; encoded by the coding sequence ATGGGGCGCACCGCTCCCAATTCGAAGGCCTCATCGCCGGCGAAGCCGGTCAGCCTGAGCGCTGGGTCCGAAGAGGACGTGATCCGCGTGCGGGGTGCTCGCCAGCACAATCTCAAGAACGTCGACGTCACCATCCCCCGCAACAAGCTGGTGGTGTTCACCGGCGTGAGCGGCAGTGGCAAGAGCTCACTCGCCTTCGACACGATCTTTGCCGAGGGTCAGCGTCGATACGTCGAAAGTCTGTCCGCCTACGCCCGTCAGTTCTTGGGACAGGTGGACAAGCCGGATGTGGATGCCATCGAAGGGCTTTCACCGGCCATCTCGATCGATCAGAAATCCACCAGTCACAATCCCCGCTCCACGGTCGGCACCGTCACAGAGATTCAGGACTACCTTCGCCTGCTGTTCGGTCGCGCTGGTGAACCTCACTGCCCGAAGTGTGATCGGCCGATTCGCCCTCAGACCATTGATGAGATGGTCGATCAGATCCTCACACTCCCTGAGGGCACCCGCTATCAGCTTTTGGCACCGGTGGTGCGGGGCAAGAAAGGCACCCACACCAAGTTGATAAGTGGACTCGCCGCTGAAGGTTTCGCCAGGGTTCGCATCAACGGAGAGGTGCGCGAACTCTCCGACAACATCGAGCTCGACAAGAACCACAGCCACAACATCGAAGTGGTGGTGGATCGTCTTGTCGCACGCGAGGGTATTCAGGAGCGACTCACCGATTCGCTGCGCACCTCGCTCAAGCGCGGAGATGGTCTGGCCATCGTTGAGGTGGTCCCCAAGAAAGACGAGCAACTCCCAGAGGGGCTCGAACGGGAACGTCTCTATTCCGAGAACTTCGCCTGTCCGGAACACGGGTCAGTGATCGAGGAGTTGTCACCTCGGTTGTTCTCTTTCAACAGTCCCTACGGGGCCTGTGAGGCTTGTCACGGCATCGGCCATTTGCGCAAATTCACCCGTGAGCGGGTGATTCCTGATCCTTCTCTGCCGGTGTACGCCGCTGTGGCGCCCTGGGCGGAGAAAGACAACTCCTATTACTTCTCCTTGCTTTACTCCGTCGGTGAGGCGTTCGGTTTCGAGATCAAGACTCCTTGGCAGGAGCTGACGGAAGAGCAGCAGGACGTGCTGCTCAACGGCAGCCGAGATCCCATTCTCATCCAGGCAGACAGCCGTTATCGCAAGGGGCAGACGGGGTATCACCGCCCCTTTGAGGGCATCCTGCCGATCCTTGAGCGACAGCTCCGTGACGCCAGTGGTGAGTCCCAGCGTCAGAAGCTGGAGAAGTATCTGGAACTGGTGCCCTGTTCCAGCTGTGCTGGAAAGCGTCTGCGTCCAGAAGCTCTGGCTGTTCGCATCGGGCCCTATCGAATCACCGATCTGACCGCCGTGAGCGTGGGGCAGACCCTGGAACGGATTGAGCAGTTGATGGGTGTCGGCGCGTTTGAGGGCGAGCAACCGCTTCTCACCGATCGCCAGATGCAGATCGGTGATCTGGTGCTGCGTGAAATCCGGATGCGCCTGCGCTTTCTCCTCGACGTCGGACTGGATTACCTGAGCCTTGATCGGCCGGCCATGACCCTGTCAGGCGGCGAAGCTCAACGCATCCGCCTGGCCACCCAGATCGGCGCCGGTCTGACCGGAGTTCTCTACGTACTCGACGAACCGAGCATCGGCCTGCATCAGCGCGATAACGATCGCTTGCTGGCCACCCTCGAGCGGCTGCGTGATCTGGGGAACACCCTCGTGGTGGTGGAACACGATGAAGACACGATTCGAGCCGCTGATCACGTGGTGGACATCGGTCCGGGTGCCGGTGTGCACGGCGGCCACATCGTGGCCGAGGGATCGTTGCAGGATCTGCTCAATGCGGAGGAGTCCCTCACAGGGGCCTACCTCAGTGGTGAACGCAGCATTCCCACCCCTCCTGAACGCCGTTTGGCAGGCACGCGCAGCCTCAAGCTGAACGACTGCTCTCGCAACAATCTCAAGAATGTGAGTGTGGAGTTCCCACTGGGTCGGTTGGTGTCTGTCACCGGTGTGAGTGGCAGCGGCAAGAGCACCCTGGTGAATGAGCTGCTTCACCCTGCCCTAGAGCATGGTCTTGGCCACAAGGTTCCGTTCCCCAGCGGTCTTGGCGAGCTGCGCGGACTGAAGTCGATCGACAAGGTGATCGTGATCGACCAATCACCGATTGGCAGGACGCCTCGTTCCAACCCTGCGACCTATACCGGTGCGTTCGATCCGATTCGTCAGGTCTTTGCCGCCACCGTGGAAGCCAAGGCCCGTGGTTACCAGGTGGGTCAGTTCAGCTTCAACGTCAAGGGCGGTCGCTGTGAGGCCTGCAAGGGCCAGGGCGTGAACGTGATCGAGATGAATTTTCTGCCGGATGTCTACGTGCAGTGTGATGTTTGTAAGGGAGCACGGTTCAACCGCGAGACCCTTCAGGTCACCTACAAGGGCTACACGATCGCTGACGTTCTGCAAATGACTGTGGAACAAGCTGCGGATGTGTTCTCGGCAATTCCCCAGGCGGCTGATCGCTTGCGCACGCTCGTGGATGTGGGTCTTGGATACGTGAAGCTCGGTCAGCCGGCACCCACCTTGTCCGGAGGCGAAGCCCAGCGGGTGAAGTTGGCCACGGAGTTGTCGCGGCGAGCGACAGGCAAAACGCTCTATCTCATCGACGAGCCCACCACCGGCCTCAGTTTCTACGACGTGCACAAGTTGATGGATGTGATGCAGAGGTTGGTGGACAAAGGCAATTCGATTATCTGCATTGAGCACAATCTCGATGTGATTCGCTGCTCGGATTGGTTGATTGACCTGGGTCCGGAGGGAGGTGATCGCGGCGGTCAGATCGTGGCCTGTGGAACGCCGGAAGAGGTTGCTCAACATCCAACCAGTCATACCGGGCGTTATCTCGCCAAAGTGTTGGAGCAGCATCCACCGGAGACTCTCCCTCTCGCGGCATGA
- a CDS encoding cytochrome B6 codes for MAALQSLITFAFTTAGDAADGLLFGWEIATVQKWVLIYLGVSSLAFVLVWIVGALRTKG; via the coding sequence ATGGCCGCTCTCCAGAGCCTCATCACCTTTGCCTTCACAACGGCGGGGGATGCGGCCGATGGTCTGTTGTTTGGCTGGGAGATCGCCACGGTTCAGAAGTGGGTGTTGATCTATCTGGGTGTCTCTTCGCTGGCGTTCGTGCTGGTTTGGATCGTCGGAGCGTTGCGCACGAAGGGTTGA
- a CDS encoding HAD family hydrolase, which produces MGLKLLHLHLHGLFRSHDLELGRDADTGGQTLYVLELARSLANRAEVDHVEVVTRLIQDRRMSLDYAQPQESIAPGASIRRFSFGPRRYLRKEQLWPYLDELADQLVRHLQVSENRPDWIHAHYADAGYVGALVSRRLGIPLVFTGHSLGREKLRRLLAAGGDHEQIEQSYSISRRIDAEELALAHADLVITSTRQERDEQYSRYGRFKSERAQVVPPGVDARRFHPLGSADESAEVSELLSSFLRDPDRPPLLAICRADRRKNIPALVEAFGRSALLRERHNLVLVLGTREDSRQMDRQQREVFHQIFELVDRYDLYGSVAYPKQHRRDQVPAIYRWAAARQGLFVNPALTEPFGLTLLEAAASGLPMVATDDGGPREILRRCDNGLLVDVTDLESVQDGLERAGADRNRWRRWSDNGVEAVSRHYSWDAHVCSYMALMQERLKRSNVVTATSQLIQQDSSHSPLGSRLLLLDLDSSLEQPAAEDLQTLRQQLNAPAAQAARTGLGIITGRCLAAARQRFAELHLPDPQVWITQAGTQIHYGQDQVADRFWEAQIGVDWSRVTVEQILADLADHMELQKPENQGQFKVSYLLRQPGPSVLPLIRQRLRQHGQSARPHLRCHWFLDVLPLRASRSEAIRFLSLRWKLPLEQFLVVASQQGDVELVQGLPAAVVPADHDPCLDGCRQQQRVYFANRSRLPGVLEGLQHYRFLSARSRLDQSSI; this is translated from the coding sequence TTGGGACTGAAGCTGCTGCATCTGCATCTCCATGGCCTGTTTCGATCCCATGATCTGGAACTTGGCCGAGACGCGGACACCGGTGGTCAGACCCTCTACGTTCTCGAGCTTGCGCGCAGCCTCGCCAATCGCGCTGAGGTGGATCACGTTGAGGTGGTGACGCGGTTAATCCAGGACCGTCGGATGTCTCTGGATTACGCGCAACCGCAGGAATCCATCGCACCTGGTGCGTCGATCCGTCGCTTCAGCTTTGGGCCGCGCCGTTATTTACGCAAAGAACAGCTCTGGCCCTATCTCGACGAATTGGCTGATCAGTTGGTTCGTCATCTTCAGGTTTCGGAGAATCGCCCTGATTGGATCCACGCCCATTACGCCGATGCTGGCTATGTGGGTGCACTGGTGAGTCGTCGGCTTGGGATTCCCCTTGTGTTTACGGGGCATTCCCTCGGTCGCGAGAAACTGCGCCGATTGCTGGCGGCCGGTGGCGATCACGAGCAGATCGAACAGTCGTATTCGATCAGCAGGCGCATTGATGCCGAGGAACTGGCGCTGGCCCATGCCGATCTCGTGATCACCAGCACGCGACAGGAGCGCGACGAACAGTATTCCCGCTATGGACGCTTCAAGTCGGAGCGTGCCCAGGTGGTTCCTCCCGGTGTGGATGCAAGACGCTTCCACCCTCTGGGCAGTGCCGATGAGTCTGCAGAGGTCTCCGAGTTGTTGAGCTCTTTTCTACGCGATCCCGATCGACCTCCCCTGCTGGCGATCTGCAGGGCCGATCGTCGCAAGAACATTCCTGCCTTGGTCGAGGCCTTCGGTCGCTCCGCTTTGTTGCGTGAGCGGCACAACCTGGTGCTGGTGCTCGGCACACGAGAGGACTCCCGTCAAATGGATCGGCAGCAACGGGAGGTGTTCCACCAGATCTTCGAACTGGTTGATCGCTATGACCTCTATGGATCGGTGGCGTACCCCAAGCAGCACCGCCGTGATCAGGTGCCAGCGATCTATCGCTGGGCCGCGGCTCGCCAGGGTTTGTTTGTGAATCCTGCGCTGACCGAACCGTTTGGGCTCACGCTCCTGGAGGCGGCCGCCTCCGGTTTGCCGATGGTGGCCACGGATGACGGTGGTCCACGCGAGATTCTGCGCCGCTGTGACAACGGTCTGCTGGTGGATGTGACTGACCTGGAATCAGTTCAGGACGGCCTCGAGCGAGCGGGAGCTGATCGCAATCGCTGGCGACGCTGGAGTGACAACGGTGTTGAGGCGGTCAGTCGCCACTACAGCTGGGATGCCCATGTCTGCAGCTACATGGCCCTCATGCAGGAGCGGCTCAAGCGTTCCAACGTCGTGACGGCAACGTCTCAGCTGATTCAGCAGGATTCTTCGCACAGTCCTCTGGGATCACGATTGCTTCTGCTGGATCTCGACAGCAGCCTGGAACAACCGGCGGCTGAGGACCTGCAAACCCTGCGGCAACAGCTGAACGCGCCCGCTGCTCAGGCGGCCCGCACTGGGCTGGGAATCATCACCGGTCGTTGCTTGGCCGCAGCCCGCCAACGCTTCGCTGAGCTGCACCTGCCGGATCCTCAGGTCTGGATCACCCAGGCGGGAACGCAGATTCATTACGGCCAGGATCAGGTGGCTGATCGTTTCTGGGAAGCCCAGATCGGCGTTGATTGGTCGCGTGTGACGGTCGAGCAGATCCTCGCTGATCTGGCCGATCACATGGAGCTTCAGAAACCTGAGAATCAGGGGCAATTCAAGGTCAGTTATCTCCTGCGTCAGCCCGGCCCTTCCGTGCTTCCCCTGATTCGCCAGCGTCTGCGCCAGCACGGTCAGTCCGCTCGCCCCCACCTGCGCTGTCATTGGTTCCTGGATGTGCTGCCGCTGCGTGCATCCCGCAGCGAGGCGATCCGTTTCCTGTCACTGCGCTGGAAGTTGCCGCTCGAGCAGTTCCTGGTGGTAGCCAGTCAGCAAGGGGATGTGGAATTGGTGCAGGGTCTCCCGGCGGCAGTGGTGCCAGCTGACCATGACCCGTGCCTGGACGGTTGCCGACAACAGCAGCGGGTCTACTTCGCCAATCGCTCGCGCTTACCCGGCGTGCTGGAAGGACTCCAGCACTACCGATTCCTCAGCGCCCGCTCACGCCTTGATCAGTCCTCGATCTGA
- the recN gene encoding DNA repair protein RecN, whose amino-acid sequence MLTGLRLENIALIDSLELAFDRGFSVLTGETGAGKSILLDALDAALGGVQASAAARLLRSGCERAAIEATFRPGKAALRWLEDQELVDGDEELVVSREWRRQEDRLTSRSRLNGVMVNRQQLLALRPLLIDLTVQGQTQQLARPGQQKRWLDHLGGAPLEQELSEVRRHWQDWLRCKSALEQAETDCQQLEQQREELDALLVELESADLDDPGEIPQLEAEQDRLVHGVRLQEGLALLIGRLQDGAEQAPSALDHLVACTHELQQMQALDASVQSLNERCLDLEAGVQDLIRGLEGYGASLESDPERLAVLQDRLAQLKRLERRHGQDLETLIQRRDELRERQQSGGADALLERLRDQELAACAVRDQGNAALRIRRLAVAEQLQEQLMGHLRPMGLANVRFEVAVDPAEPGESGADAVQFLFSANPGQPLAPLADVASGGEMSRFLLALKTCLADVDGSSTLLFDEIDTGVSGRVSGAMADLLRTLSRHRQVFCVTHQPLVAAAADHHFRVSKAVSDGVTRSQVSHLRDTQARQQELAELAGGDLQEAQAYAASLLEQKAA is encoded by the coding sequence AGCTGGCGTTTGACCGTGGCTTTTCTGTGCTGACGGGTGAAACCGGAGCGGGCAAGTCGATTCTTCTTGACGCGTTGGATGCCGCACTGGGAGGTGTTCAGGCCAGTGCGGCGGCACGATTGCTGCGTTCCGGCTGTGAGCGTGCGGCGATTGAAGCAACGTTTCGTCCTGGCAAGGCGGCACTGCGCTGGTTGGAGGACCAGGAGCTGGTTGATGGAGACGAGGAGCTGGTGGTCAGTCGTGAATGGCGACGTCAGGAGGATCGGCTCACCAGTCGATCGAGGTTGAACGGTGTGATGGTCAATCGTCAGCAGCTGCTGGCTCTCCGTCCTCTGCTGATTGATCTCACCGTGCAAGGTCAGACCCAGCAATTGGCCCGTCCCGGTCAGCAGAAACGCTGGCTGGATCATCTCGGTGGAGCTCCCCTGGAGCAGGAGCTGTCGGAGGTCCGCCGCCACTGGCAGGACTGGTTGCGTTGTAAATCTGCGTTGGAGCAGGCGGAGACGGATTGTCAGCAGCTTGAGCAGCAGCGTGAGGAGTTGGATGCCCTGCTGGTGGAACTGGAGAGTGCGGACCTCGATGATCCTGGGGAGATCCCGCAGCTGGAAGCTGAGCAGGATCGCTTGGTGCACGGGGTGCGTCTTCAGGAGGGTCTCGCTCTTCTGATCGGGCGTCTGCAGGACGGGGCGGAGCAGGCACCGTCTGCGCTCGATCATTTGGTGGCCTGCACCCATGAACTCCAGCAGATGCAGGCACTGGATGCTTCGGTCCAATCCCTGAATGAGCGATGTCTTGATCTGGAAGCCGGTGTGCAGGATCTGATTCGTGGCCTTGAGGGGTACGGCGCATCCTTGGAGAGTGATCCCGAACGTCTGGCCGTCCTTCAGGACAGGTTGGCTCAGCTCAAGCGTCTTGAACGACGTCACGGACAGGATCTGGAGACCTTGATTCAGCGACGCGATGAGCTGCGTGAGCGGCAGCAGTCCGGCGGCGCTGATGCACTGCTGGAGCGATTGCGTGACCAGGAGCTTGCTGCTTGTGCCGTTCGGGATCAAGGCAATGCTGCTCTTCGCATCCGGCGTCTGGCCGTGGCCGAGCAGTTGCAGGAGCAGCTCATGGGGCATCTCCGGCCGATGGGTTTGGCCAATGTGCGTTTTGAAGTGGCTGTGGACCCCGCTGAACCGGGCGAGAGTGGTGCTGATGCCGTGCAGTTTCTGTTTTCTGCCAATCCAGGGCAGCCCCTGGCACCGCTCGCTGATGTCGCTTCAGGCGGTGAGATGTCCCGTTTTCTGCTGGCGCTGAAGACTTGTCTGGCCGATGTGGATGGATCCAGCACACTTCTTTTTGATGAGATCGACACCGGCGTGAGTGGACGCGTCAGTGGTGCCATGGCGGATCTCCTGCGCACGTTGTCGCGTCACCGTCAGGTGTTCTGCGTGACCCATCAGCCGCTGGTGGCGGCGGCCGCGGACCATCATTTCCGCGTCAGCAAAGCCGTCAGTGATGGCGTGACCCGCTCGCAGGTGTCCCACCTGCGGGACACTCAAGCCCGTCAACAGGAGCTGGCGGAACTGGCTGGCGGCGATCTTCAGGAGGCTCAGGCCTATGCAGCGAGCCTTCTCGAGCAGAAGGCTGCCTAA
- a CDS encoding alpha/beta fold hydrolase translates to MRFVQHFRIPALTAALGALVLAQPVVAADRLTFTLPLFEERFSLDLTKSRTAQELIDSNPDLRELDRAGSGAVQRLIEALLTAPLPQKTSDIVNQSLGHPLFEQALIAASELVQVTGIPADTSGRMLADALAAAYRDDEPHLLGLLRHVPGDEITLNLEVLAFYANRLRRNQDDARALVQQATSATPVSAEVMAGFDSGWNRDQRSVAVAHRGRPLEVTVITPKRSSNGRLVVISHGLWDEPASFEGWAHLLAAHGFAVLLPRHPGSDAEQQRALLQGEQPPPSSEELRLRPMDVSALIDAVDAGQLLSEFSVDTDAVAVVGHSWGATAALQLSGLQTTSRQLAVRCQDPNDPDRNLSWLLQCSWLDGADQGSLADPRVRTAVVVSPPLRLLFDASSGPAMHAKVLLVSGTRDWVVPSDPEAVVPLRNGQPMANGHRIVLASGGDHFNLWAPSDAEEAPVLAPLILAWINEQFGLSDSFRFSTGGWGNERVPLVDVTPNL, encoded by the coding sequence ATGAGGTTTGTTCAGCACTTTCGGATCCCTGCACTGACGGCTGCTCTGGGGGCGTTGGTGCTGGCTCAACCAGTCGTTGCGGCTGATCGGCTCACGTTCACGTTGCCGCTGTTTGAGGAACGGTTCAGTCTCGACCTCACCAAGTCACGCACGGCCCAAGAGTTGATTGATTCCAATCCGGATCTGCGGGAACTGGATCGTGCGGGCAGTGGTGCTGTCCAGCGACTGATCGAGGCTTTGCTCACTGCGCCTCTTCCTCAGAAAACAAGCGACATCGTCAACCAGTCGCTTGGTCATCCCCTGTTCGAGCAGGCCTTGATCGCTGCGTCTGAACTGGTGCAGGTCACCGGCATTCCCGCCGACACGAGTGGTCGCATGCTTGCGGATGCTCTGGCCGCGGCCTACCGCGACGATGAGCCTCATCTTCTGGGCTTGCTGCGTCATGTGCCAGGTGACGAGATCACGCTCAACCTGGAGGTGCTGGCTTTCTACGCCAATCGCCTGCGCCGCAATCAGGATGATGCCCGGGCATTAGTGCAGCAAGCCACGTCAGCCACACCGGTCTCTGCCGAGGTGATGGCCGGCTTTGATTCCGGTTGGAATCGCGATCAGCGATCCGTTGCCGTCGCCCATCGCGGCCGGCCTCTGGAGGTGACGGTGATCACCCCCAAGCGATCCTCCAATGGTCGTCTGGTGGTGATTTCCCACGGCCTCTGGGATGAGCCGGCCAGTTTTGAAGGCTGGGCGCATTTGTTGGCGGCCCATGGCTTTGCCGTGTTGTTACCCCGTCATCCCGGCAGTGATGCGGAGCAGCAGCGAGCGCTTCTTCAGGGTGAACAGCCTCCACCGTCGTCGGAGGAGCTGCGACTGCGTCCGATGGATGTCAGCGCGCTGATCGATGCCGTGGATGCCGGTCAGCTCTTGTCGGAGTTCAGCGTTGACACCGATGCCGTTGCGGTTGTTGGCCACTCGTGGGGTGCCACAGCCGCCCTTCAGTTGAGTGGATTGCAAACCACCAGCAGACAGCTCGCTGTCCGTTGCCAGGATCCCAACGATCCCGATCGCAACCTCAGCTGGTTGTTGCAGTGCAGCTGGCTGGATGGAGCTGACCAGGGATCTCTGGCCGATCCCAGGGTTCGGACCGCTGTTGTGGTGAGCCCGCCTCTGCGATTGCTCTTTGATGCGTCGAGTGGTCCTGCGATGCACGCCAAGGTGCTGCTGGTCAGTGGCACCCGTGACTGGGTGGTGCCTTCGGACCCGGAGGCGGTTGTCCCCTTGCGCAACGGTCAGCCAATGGCCAACGGTCATCGCATCGTGTTGGCCTCCGGTGGCGATCACTTCAATCTCTGGGCTCCGAGTGATGCCGAGGAGGCGCCCGTTCTTGCCCCATTGATCCTGGCCTGGATCAACGAACAATTTGGGTTGTCTGATTCATTCCGTTTCAGCACCGGTGGCTGGGGAAATGAACGGGTGCCGCTTGTCGATGTCACCCCAAATTTATGA
- the purT gene encoding formate-dependent phosphoribosylglycinamide formyltransferase: MTTFPATVMLLGSGELGKEVAIAAQRLGCRVIACDRYDNAPAMQVADVAEVLPMTEPEALLEVVRRHRPTVVIPEIEALAVNALAELEDDGITVIPTARATAVTMNRDRIRDLAAGELGLRTARFAYAASAEELHQAAEPLGWPVVVKPVMSSSGKGQSVVERAEDLDQAWEAAMANARGTSAQVIVEEFLRFDLEITLLTIRQREGSTLFCPPIGHEQVNGDYQCSWQPAALSARQLEQAQAMARTVTDNLGGAGLFGVEFFLCGDEVIFSELSPRPHDTGLVTLISQNLSEFELHLRAVLGLPIPAIHCTEAAASRVILADCHGSRVSFEGLEEALSQPDTNVLLFGKAQPRPGRRMGVALARGKDRTEAQAKADRSAAAVTLQIED; this comes from the coding sequence ATGACGACCTTTCCCGCCACGGTGATGCTGCTGGGCAGTGGAGAACTCGGCAAAGAAGTGGCGATCGCAGCCCAGCGCCTGGGCTGCAGGGTGATCGCCTGTGATCGCTACGACAACGCCCCAGCGATGCAGGTGGCGGACGTGGCGGAAGTGCTGCCGATGACGGAACCGGAGGCTCTCCTGGAAGTGGTTCGCCGCCACCGTCCAACGGTGGTGATTCCTGAAATCGAAGCCCTGGCCGTGAATGCACTGGCAGAACTGGAGGACGACGGCATCACCGTGATCCCGACAGCCCGGGCCACCGCCGTCACAATGAACCGGGACCGCATTCGCGATCTTGCCGCCGGAGAACTCGGGCTGCGCACGGCGCGATTCGCCTACGCCGCGAGCGCGGAAGAGCTCCATCAAGCGGCGGAACCGCTGGGCTGGCCGGTGGTGGTCAAGCCGGTCATGAGCTCATCCGGAAAAGGACAGAGCGTGGTGGAACGGGCAGAGGATCTTGATCAAGCCTGGGAAGCCGCCATGGCCAATGCCCGGGGCACATCGGCCCAGGTGATCGTTGAGGAGTTTCTGCGTTTTGACTTGGAAATCACTCTGCTGACCATCCGACAGCGGGAGGGCTCCACCCTGTTCTGCCCGCCCATCGGTCATGAGCAGGTCAACGGGGACTACCAGTGCAGCTGGCAGCCCGCTGCACTGAGTGCACGGCAATTGGAACAAGCCCAAGCCATGGCACGCACCGTCACGGACAACCTCGGTGGGGCCGGACTGTTCGGTGTCGAATTCTTCCTGTGCGGTGATGAGGTGATTTTTTCGGAGCTCTCACCCCGTCCCCATGACACCGGGCTGGTCACCCTGATCAGCCAGAACCTCAGTGAATTCGAGTTGCATCTGAGGGCCGTTCTGGGTCTGCCAATCCCCGCAATCCACTGCACAGAGGCGGCGGCGAGCCGCGTGATCCTGGCTGACTGCCATGGCAGTCGCGTCAGCTTTGAGGGCTTGGAGGAGGCCTTGAGCCAACCCGACACCAATGTCCTGCTGTTCGGCAAAGCCCAGCCCCGTCCAGGACGGCGCATGGGCGTTGCCCTGGCCCGCGGCAAAGACCGAACGGAGGCTCAGGCCAAAGCAGACCGCAGTGCTGCAGCGGTCACGCTTCAGATCGAGGACTGA